A genome region from Alteripontixanthobacter maritimus includes the following:
- a CDS encoding EF-hand domain-containing protein gives MRNAVLGAFAMLIMVSVGLFWWQGRAQVEEGAPPPMAESETPAVDPLELPAAEAVDQLGPAPPEATELSREQRRFFRYDRNRDLTISRNEMLSSRTAAFRKLDADGNNLLTFEEWAVATVKRFDGADSDSNRALTQAEFATTAPKKRPKKPCRC, from the coding sequence ATGCGGAACGCTGTATTAGGGGCATTTGCCATGTTGATCATGGTTAGCGTCGGCCTGTTCTGGTGGCAGGGCCGCGCGCAGGTCGAGGAAGGGGCACCGCCGCCAATGGCCGAAAGCGAAACACCCGCTGTCGATCCGTTGGAATTACCGGCGGCTGAGGCGGTGGACCAGCTCGGGCCCGCGCCGCCAGAAGCAACCGAATTGTCGCGCGAACAGCGCCGTTTCTTCCGCTATGATCGCAACCGCGACCTTACAATCTCTCGTAACGAAATGCTGTCGAGCCGCACTGCCGCTTTCCGCAAGCTCGATGCGGATGGTAACAATTTGCTGACGTTCGAAGAATGGGCCGTGGCCACAGTCAAACGTTTCGACGGTGCGGATTCCGATAGCAACCGGGCGCTGACCCAAGCCGAATTTGCAACCACTGCACCCAAGAAACGCCCGAAGAAACCCTGCCGTTGCTAA
- the gyrA gene encoding DNA gyrase subunit A — protein MTDQTETMTPPSPSGDFGRIDIVEEMKTSYLDYAMSVIVSRALPDIRDGLKPVHRRILFASQEGGFVAGRPYRKSAKIVGDVMGNYHPHGDSAIYDALARMTQDWSLRVPLVDGQGNFGSMDPDPPASMRYTEAKLAKVANSLLDDLDKDTVDFADNYDGSRREPTVLPARFPNLLVNGAGGIAVGMATNIPPHNLGEVIDGCFAYMDDPAISSEELFEIIPGPDFPTSPLILGQSGARSAYTTGRGSILMRARHEVEQRKGDRESIVLTSIPFQVGKNNLVEKIADAAKEKRIEGISDIRDESSREGMRVVVDLKRDASPEVVLNQIWRYSPAQASFPANMLAIRGGRPEVFTLRDVIQAFIGFREEVITRRTKFELNKARDRAHILLGLVVAVSNLDEVVKIIRGAPNPAAARASLVARKWPIGDIAQYIRLVEAIEPSADQEGGTYSLSDRQVKAILELRLHRLTALGRDEIGDELKELSVAIEEYLAILSDRVKLYGVMREELQEIRDNYATPRLSEIAPAWDGLDDEDLIERDEMVVTVTHSGYIKRTPLSTFRAQNRGGKGRAGMATKEEDAIVELFVTSTHNPVLFFSNTGRVYRHKVWKLPEGGPQTKGRPMINILPLDKDETITNVLPLPEDEADWDALHIVFATSQGMIRRNSMAAFTNVPTAGKYAMGFVEGSGDKLIGVKLISEGQDVFLATKAGKAIRFSATDARETKSRTGIGVRGMSLAKDDEVISVATLDDVDVSVEEREQYLRAAQWKANEAVSDLPPERMEELAEREQFIITVSANGYGKISSSYDYRQAKRGGQGIANTSLDARHVERNGAIVASFSVSTGDELMLVTDQAKLIRIPIALREGAEDVDEEGGLFIRSRGSAGLGLFKVSKGEKVVSAVRIDEQEEPENEAEEAIVEEIVGRETEETVPHTTADRDDNLAGEPDAS, from the coding sequence TTGACCGATCAGACAGAAACCATGACTCCCCCCTCCCCCTCCGGCGATTTTGGCCGGATCGACATCGTGGAGGAAATGAAGACAAGCTATCTCGATTACGCGATGAGCGTGATTGTCAGCCGGGCGCTACCTGACATTCGCGATGGTCTGAAACCGGTCCACCGGCGCATCCTGTTCGCAAGTCAGGAAGGCGGTTTCGTCGCCGGTCGACCCTATCGGAAATCCGCCAAGATCGTCGGTGACGTGATGGGTAACTACCACCCCCATGGCGACAGCGCGATCTACGATGCGCTCGCCCGCATGACGCAGGACTGGTCGCTGCGCGTGCCGTTGGTCGATGGTCAGGGTAATTTCGGTTCGATGGACCCAGATCCGCCCGCTTCGATGCGGTATACCGAGGCGAAACTGGCGAAAGTCGCCAATTCACTGCTCGACGATCTCGACAAGGACACGGTCGATTTCGCGGATAATTACGATGGCTCGCGGCGCGAACCCACGGTTCTGCCTGCGCGCTTCCCCAACCTGCTGGTAAACGGCGCGGGCGGTATTGCCGTCGGCATGGCCACCAACATTCCGCCGCACAATCTGGGTGAGGTAATCGATGGCTGCTTCGCCTATATGGACGATCCCGCGATCAGTTCAGAAGAGCTGTTCGAGATTATTCCGGGGCCGGATTTCCCGACTTCGCCATTGATCCTCGGACAGTCCGGTGCGCGGTCCGCATATACCACCGGCCGCGGCTCGATCCTGATGCGCGCCCGGCACGAGGTCGAGCAGCGCAAGGGTGACCGCGAAAGCATCGTGCTCACCTCGATCCCGTTTCAGGTCGGCAAGAACAACCTGGTCGAAAAAATTGCCGATGCCGCCAAAGAAAAACGGATCGAAGGCATTTCCGACATTCGAGACGAATCCAGTCGCGAAGGTATGCGTGTCGTCGTCGACTTGAAACGCGATGCCTCGCCCGAAGTCGTGCTGAACCAGATCTGGCGTTACAGCCCGGCGCAAGCCAGCTTCCCGGCCAATATGCTTGCCATCCGCGGCGGGCGCCCGGAAGTGTTCACCCTGCGCGATGTCATTCAGGCGTTCATCGGTTTTCGCGAGGAAGTCATTACGCGCCGTACCAAGTTCGAATTGAACAAGGCGCGGGACCGGGCGCACATTTTGCTCGGGTTGGTGGTCGCGGTTTCCAATCTGGACGAGGTTGTGAAAATCATCCGCGGCGCGCCAAATCCGGCAGCGGCCCGGGCGAGCCTTGTCGCGCGCAAATGGCCGATTGGCGATATCGCCCAGTATATCCGGCTGGTTGAGGCTATCGAACCCAGCGCCGATCAGGAAGGCGGTACCTACAGCCTGTCCGACCGGCAGGTTAAGGCGATCCTGGAGCTGCGTCTCCACCGTCTGACGGCGCTTGGCCGGGATGAAATTGGTGACGAGTTGAAAGAACTCTCGGTCGCTATCGAGGAATATCTCGCAATCCTTAGCGACCGGGTCAAACTCTATGGCGTTATGCGCGAAGAACTGCAGGAAATTCGCGATAATTACGCGACGCCGCGCCTCAGCGAAATTGCGCCTGCCTGGGACGGGTTGGACGATGAGGACCTGATCGAACGCGACGAGATGGTCGTGACGGTAACGCATAGCGGCTATATCAAGCGCACGCCGCTTTCCACTTTCCGCGCCCAGAACCGTGGCGGCAAGGGCCGCGCCGGCATGGCGACGAAGGAAGAGGATGCCATCGTCGAACTGTTCGTTACCAGCACGCACAATCCCGTGCTGTTCTTTTCGAACACCGGCCGCGTCTATCGTCACAAGGTCTGGAAACTGCCCGAAGGCGGCCCGCAAACCAAAGGGCGCCCGATGATCAACATCCTGCCGCTCGACAAAGACGAGACGATAACCAACGTCCTGCCGCTACCGGAAGACGAAGCCGACTGGGATGCGCTGCATATCGTGTTCGCCACCTCGCAGGGCATGATCCGGCGTAACTCGATGGCAGCTTTCACCAACGTGCCCACCGCCGGGAAATACGCCATGGGCTTCGTCGAAGGTAGCGGCGATAAGCTGATCGGCGTGAAGCTGATATCCGAAGGGCAAGATGTCTTCCTCGCAACCAAGGCGGGTAAGGCCATCCGTTTCTCGGCCACCGACGCGCGCGAAACCAAGAGCCGCACCGGTATTGGCGTACGCGGCATGAGCCTTGCCAAGGATGACGAGGTCATCTCCGTCGCGACGCTCGACGATGTTGATGTGTCGGTGGAGGAACGCGAACAGTATCTGCGCGCCGCCCAATGGAAAGCGAACGAGGCGGTGTCTGACCTGCCTCCGGAACGGATGGAGGAACTGGCCGAGCGCGAACAGTTTATCATCACAGTGTCCGCCAATGGCTATGGCAAGATTTCCAGCTCCTACGATTACCGGCAGGCGAAGCGTGGCGGTCAGGGGATCGCCAATACCAGCCTCGATGCGCGCCATGTGGAACGTAACGGGGCGATTGTCGCCAGCTTCTCCGTCAGTACCGGTGACGAGCTGATGCTTGTGACCGATCAGGCCAAACTCATCCGTATCCCCATCGCGCTGCGCGAAGGCGCGGAAGATGTCGACGAGGAAGGTGGCTTGTTCATTCGCAGCCGTGGGTCTGCCGGACTCGGACTGTTCAAGGTATCGAAGGGCGAAAAGGTGGTTTCAGCCGTACGCATCGATGAACAGGAAGAGCCGGAAAACGAAGCGGAAGAGGCGATCGTCGAGGAAATCGTCGGCCGCGAGACGGAAGAAACCGTGCCGCACACCACCGCCGACCGGGACGACAATTTGGCGGGAGAGCCGGACGCTTCGTGA
- a CDS encoding CinA family protein, whose amino-acid sequence MTEALLPQAIEDLAERVVQENAANGRRVVLAESCTGGLVAAAVTEVPGSSAVLDRGFVTYSNEAKMECLDVASDIIETFGAVSIACVWAMAKGALDNSNADVAVAISGVAGPGGGTELKPVGTVVFARVKRGDIGEPEGELKHFDGKTRAEIRAQATLCALELLLP is encoded by the coding sequence GTGACCGAAGCCCTGCTTCCGCAAGCCATCGAGGATCTGGCCGAACGCGTGGTGCAAGAAAACGCTGCGAATGGCCGGCGGGTCGTGCTTGCGGAAAGCTGCACCGGAGGGCTGGTCGCGGCGGCCGTGACCGAAGTGCCCGGATCGTCAGCAGTCCTCGATCGCGGCTTCGTGACCTATTCGAACGAAGCCAAAATGGAATGCCTCGACGTGGCGAGCGACATCATCGAGACCTTCGGTGCGGTTTCCATCGCTTGCGTATGGGCCATGGCCAAGGGCGCGCTCGATAACAGCAACGCCGATGTGGCGGTCGCCATCAGCGGAGTGGCGGGACCCGGCGGAGGAACAGAGTTGAAACCAGTGGGAACGGTCGTTTTCGCGCGCGTAAAACGCGGCGATATTGGCGAACCCGAAGGCGAATTAAAACATTTCGACGGAAAGACTCGCGCTGAAATTCGCGCTCAGGCTACGCTTTGCGCGCTGGAACTGTTGCTGCCGTAA
- a CDS encoding sodium-dependent bicarbonate transport family permease, whose protein sequence is MESTAMQTLTSPVVLFFVLGFLAAVVRSDLSIPEQFAKAMSIYLMIAIGLKGGVEIAQTGLDAQVLSAAAAGIGLSFLIPFAVFAVLRAVSTDAINAGAIAAHYGSVSVVTFVTAVELYRSSGLDSDGFMVGVMALMETPAIITGLLLARRFGGSDTANTAATSRPGGGLAHEVLTNASVILLLGAFAVGWIIGPAAYEPVSPLFTGLFKGVLCVFLLDMGLVAARRLFETRALTAKLVAVAIGFPIVNGAIGVAIGTLVGLNVANSAVLGVLAASASYIAVPAAMRLSLPEANPGVSLAMSLGVTFPFNIVVGIPLFAAMANMLG, encoded by the coding sequence ATGGAATCGACCGCGATGCAAACGCTGACTTCACCTGTGGTGCTGTTCTTTGTACTCGGCTTCCTTGCCGCCGTGGTTCGGTCCGATCTCAGCATCCCTGAACAATTCGCCAAGGCGATGTCGATCTATCTGATGATCGCAATCGGTTTGAAAGGTGGCGTCGAGATCGCCCAGACCGGGCTGGATGCACAGGTTTTGTCGGCAGCGGCTGCCGGTATCGGACTGTCCTTCCTCATTCCATTTGCAGTGTTTGCCGTACTGCGCGCAGTCAGCACCGATGCCATCAACGCAGGCGCGATAGCAGCCCATTACGGCTCGGTCAGTGTGGTCACATTCGTCACGGCGGTGGAGCTTTACCGGTCCAGCGGGCTGGACAGCGATGGCTTCATGGTTGGGGTTATGGCCTTGATGGAGACGCCAGCAATTATTACCGGCCTGCTGCTTGCCCGCCGGTTCGGCGGCAGCGATACCGCCAACACTGCTGCCACGTCCCGACCGGGCGGTGGCCTGGCGCATGAAGTGCTCACCAACGCTTCCGTCATCTTGCTCCTCGGGGCATTCGCGGTCGGCTGGATTATCGGCCCTGCCGCCTATGAGCCGGTGTCGCCGCTGTTCACCGGTCTGTTCAAGGGCGTGTTGTGTGTGTTCCTACTCGATATGGGCCTGGTCGCCGCCCGGCGGTTGTTCGAAACGCGTGCACTGACGGCGAAGCTGGTTGCGGTCGCTATCGGCTTTCCCATTGTGAATGGTGCAATCGGTGTCGCTATCGGTACGCTGGTCGGGTTAAATGTCGCGAACAGTGCAGTGCTAGGCGTACTGGCTGCCAGCGCATCCTATATTGCGGTGCCCGCCGCCATGCGCCTGTCGCTGCCCGAGGCCAATCCGGGCGTATCGCTCGCCATGTCGCTGGGTGTGACCTTCCCCTTCAACATCGTCGTCGGCATCCCGTTATTTGCCGCGATGGCAAACATGCTGGGCTGA
- the lipA gene encoding lipoyl synthase, producing the protein MNDLSSTPPTAQRPNSERPARQRKPDWIRVKAPVSEGYHDTRKLMRELNLNTVCEEAACPNIGECWTKKHATVMILGDVCTRACAFCNVKTGMPRIVDPLEPEHTATAAAKLGLQHIVVTSVDRDDLPDGGASQFVKVIQALRRETPNTTIEILTPDFRGKMRPAVEAICEAGPDVYNHNLETVPRLYPTIRPGARYYASLRLLEEVKSHDPMIFTKSGIMLGLGEQRLEVHQVMDDMRTADIDFMTMGQYLQPTPKHAAVEDFVTPKAFDAFGSIARAKGFLQVASSPLTRSSYHAGDDFAQMRAAREAKLAKQIR; encoded by the coding sequence ATGAACGACCTTTCGTCTACTCCGCCGACCGCGCAACGCCCCAACTCAGAACGGCCCGCCCGCCAGCGTAAGCCGGACTGGATTCGCGTAAAGGCGCCGGTCAGCGAAGGGTATCACGATACGCGCAAATTGATGCGCGAGCTGAACCTCAACACCGTGTGCGAAGAAGCTGCCTGTCCCAATATCGGCGAATGCTGGACCAAGAAGCACGCCACGGTGATGATCCTGGGCGATGTCTGCACGAGGGCCTGCGCCTTCTGTAATGTGAAGACCGGAATGCCCCGCATCGTCGATCCTCTGGAGCCGGAGCATACCGCTACCGCTGCGGCGAAGCTGGGCCTGCAACACATTGTGGTTACCAGTGTGGATCGGGACGATCTGCCGGATGGCGGGGCCAGTCAGTTCGTCAAGGTGATACAGGCGCTCCGCCGGGAAACGCCGAACACCACCATCGAAATTCTGACCCCCGATTTTCGCGGCAAGATGCGTCCCGCGGTTGAGGCGATTTGCGAGGCTGGTCCCGACGTCTACAACCACAATCTGGAAACTGTGCCGCGCCTGTATCCCACAATCCGTCCGGGCGCGCGATATTATGCGTCGCTGCGTTTGCTGGAGGAGGTGAAGAGCCACGATCCGATGATTTTCACCAAGTCCGGCATCATGCTGGGGCTGGGTGAGCAGCGGCTCGAAGTGCATCAGGTGATGGACGATATGCGCACCGCCGACATCGACTTCATGACCATGGGCCAATACCTGCAGCCGACACCGAAACATGCCGCAGTGGAGGACTTCGTCACACCAAAGGCGTTCGACGCATTCGGTTCGATCGCACGTGCCAAAGGCTTTCTGCAGGTAGCATCCAGTCCTCTGACCCGTTCGAGCTATCACGCCGGAGACGATTTCGCCCAAATGCGCGCTGCGCGGGAAGCGAAGCTAGCCAAGCAGATCCGCTGA
- the trmFO gene encoding methylenetetrahydrofolate--tRNA-(uracil(54)-C(5))-methyltransferase (FADH(2)-oxidizing) TrmFO: MTHSTHDIHIIGGGLAGSEAAWQLAQRGFRVRLSEMRGGGDMTAAHNSEGLAELVCSNSFRSDDDSKNAVGLLHHEMRAFDSIVMRAGEIARVPAGSAMAVDRDMFSAEVQRMLDAHPNVTIVRERIDTLPVSGSTIVATGPLTARTLADSIGAATGQDSLAFFDAIAPIVYRDSIDMDICWIQSRWNKRTAASNEEGDYINCPMTKEQYYAFHEGLVTAEVTEFKQWEKDTPYFDGCMPIEVMASRGVETLRFGPMKPVGLDDPRTACEEFPQGRWPFAVVQLRQDNKLGTLWNMVGFQTKMKHGAQVELFRTIPGLKNAEFARLGGLHRNTFLNSPLVLDRQLRLRGAEHIRFAGQITGCEGYVESSAVGLMAAVMAASELAGQDFSPLPDTTAMGALLSHITGDAEAASFQPMNVNFGLFPPMHDVKKKIRKEAYTDRAKADLQNWLVQHGKVSEAA, from the coding sequence ATGACCCACAGCACCCACGACATTCATATAATCGGCGGCGGTTTGGCCGGCAGCGAAGCGGCCTGGCAACTGGCCCAGCGCGGTTTTCGCGTGCGCCTGTCCGAAATGCGCGGCGGCGGCGACATGACAGCGGCTCATAATTCGGAGGGGCTGGCCGAACTGGTATGCTCCAATTCCTTCCGTTCGGACGACGATAGCAAGAACGCCGTTGGCCTGCTGCATCACGAAATGCGTGCTTTCGACAGCATCGTAATGCGTGCAGGCGAAATTGCGCGCGTTCCCGCCGGATCGGCCATGGCGGTGGATCGCGACATGTTTTCCGCCGAAGTGCAACGGATGTTGGACGCGCATCCAAACGTCACCATCGTGCGCGAGCGGATCGATACCCTGCCCGTATCCGGCTCCACCATCGTGGCGACAGGCCCGCTGACCGCCCGGACTTTGGCGGATAGCATCGGCGCGGCGACCGGACAGGACAGCCTGGCATTCTTCGATGCCATCGCGCCCATCGTGTATCGCGACAGTATCGACATGGATATTTGCTGGATACAAAGCCGTTGGAACAAACGCACCGCCGCTTCCAACGAAGAAGGCGATTACATCAACTGTCCCATGACGAAGGAGCAGTATTACGCCTTTCACGAAGGGCTGGTCACCGCAGAAGTGACCGAATTCAAGCAGTGGGAAAAGGACACGCCTTACTTCGATGGCTGTATGCCGATCGAAGTCATGGCGAGCCGCGGAGTGGAGACGCTGCGCTTCGGGCCGATGAAACCTGTCGGGCTGGACGATCCGCGCACCGCCTGCGAGGAGTTTCCGCAAGGCCGCTGGCCGTTCGCGGTGGTGCAGTTGCGGCAGGACAACAAGCTGGGCACACTGTGGAACATGGTCGGCTTCCAGACCAAGATGAAGCATGGTGCACAGGTCGAACTGTTTCGCACGATACCGGGTCTAAAGAACGCGGAATTTGCTCGCCTCGGCGGACTGCACCGCAACACGTTCCTCAATTCACCCCTCGTACTGGACCGTCAGTTGCGGTTGCGCGGTGCGGAACACATTCGTTTTGCCGGGCAGATCACCGGGTGTGAAGGCTACGTTGAAAGCAGCGCCGTCGGCCTGATGGCGGCAGTCATGGCCGCAAGCGAACTGGCTGGGCAGGACTTTTCTCCCCTCCCCGACACGACGGCTATGGGCGCGCTGCTGTCGCACATTACCGGCGATGCGGAGGCGGCAAGCTTCCAGCCCATGAATGTGAATTTCGGGCTATTTCCACCGATGCACGACGTGAAGAAGAAAATTCGCAAAGAAGCCTATACCGACCGCGCCAAGGCCGATCTGCAAAACTGGCTGGTGCAGCATGGCAAAGTGTCTGAGGCTGCATGA
- a CDS encoding type II toxin-antitoxin system RatA family toxin, with protein sequence MPGVRQKRSLPYSCEQMFDLVADVDRYSEFLPWVIATRVRSDDSAVMTADLVVGFKAIREKFTSRVEKQRPHRITVHYVDGPMRDLDNSWTFRPRDDGGCEVDFLVDFTFRNSVFEALAGQYFDRAFRKMVTAFEARADHLYGSNSSSAQSVA encoded by the coding sequence ATGCCGGGTGTTCGTCAGAAGCGCAGCCTTCCCTACAGCTGCGAACAGATGTTCGATCTGGTGGCGGATGTAGATCGCTATTCCGAATTTCTACCCTGGGTCATTGCCACGCGGGTCCGGTCCGACGATTCTGCGGTGATGACCGCCGACCTTGTCGTGGGGTTCAAGGCCATTCGCGAAAAGTTCACCAGCCGGGTAGAGAAACAACGTCCGCACCGCATCACGGTTCATTACGTCGATGGGCCAATGCGCGATCTCGACAATAGCTGGACGTTTCGCCCGCGCGACGATGGCGGGTGCGAAGTGGATTTCTTGGTCGATTTCACTTTTCGCAACAGCGTGTTCGAAGCACTGGCGGGGCAATATTTCGACCGTGCTTTTCGCAAGATGGTAACAGCCTTCGAAGCGCGGGCAGACCACCTTTACGGCAGCAACAGTTCCAGCGCGCAAAGCGTAGCCTGA
- a CDS encoding carbonic anhydrase produces the protein MPEFSRLVEGYRRFRTTIYPAQRERFDQLALTGQKPELMVIACSDSRVDPAQVFDVNPGQIFVVRNVAALVPPYETTPGLHGVSAAVEFAVQVLGVKQIVVLGHGRCGGCRAALTGSLDGNAPGEGGFVANWISLLRPAGRAVGDALGTEGREAEQAMEQAAVKISIDNLRSFPFVAEKEAAGSLVLRGAHFAIADGELAVLDNASGIFAPA, from the coding sequence ATGCCTGAGTTTTCCAGGCTGGTCGAAGGGTACAGGCGCTTCCGTACAACGATCTATCCAGCGCAGCGTGAACGGTTCGACCAGCTCGCGCTGACGGGCCAGAAACCGGAACTGATGGTCATCGCCTGCTCCGACAGCAGAGTGGATCCAGCCCAGGTGTTCGATGTGAACCCGGGCCAGATATTCGTCGTCCGTAATGTCGCTGCCCTGGTGCCGCCTTACGAAACCACGCCCGGGCTGCACGGGGTTTCCGCAGCAGTGGAGTTTGCCGTGCAGGTGCTGGGCGTAAAGCAGATCGTGGTTCTGGGCCATGGCCGGTGCGGTGGCTGCCGGGCTGCGCTGACCGGGTCGCTGGACGGAAACGCGCCGGGCGAAGGTGGTTTCGTGGCGAACTGGATCAGTCTCCTGCGGCCTGCCGGAAGGGCCGTCGGCGACGCGCTGGGAACCGAAGGGCGCGAGGCAGAGCAGGCAATGGAACAGGCCGCAGTCAAAATCAGCATCGACAATTTGCGCAGTTTCCCATTCGTGGCGGAGAAAGAAGCCGCCGGGTCGCTCGTGTTGCGCGGCGCACATTTTGCGATTGCCGATGGCGAGCTTGCTGTCCTCGACAATGCATCAGGTATATTCGCACCAGCTTGA
- a CDS encoding P-II family nitrogen regulator, whose amino-acid sequence MPDTVTRKRLEILADTALLPRVVEMIERSGISGYSIVRVAAGGSRASGKWSSDDFTGASAKSIVIALASAEKAEALTTEIAPLLTSQGFLLTIGDVEVVRGERF is encoded by the coding sequence ATGCCGGATACCGTAACCCGCAAACGCCTTGAGATACTTGCCGACACGGCGTTGTTGCCGCGCGTGGTCGAGATGATCGAGCGCAGCGGTATTTCCGGATACAGCATCGTGCGGGTGGCGGCGGGAGGATCGCGTGCATCCGGCAAATGGAGTTCCGACGATTTTACCGGAGCCTCGGCCAAATCGATCGTGATCGCGCTCGCTTCCGCTGAAAAAGCCGAAGCACTGACTACCGAGATCGCCCCGCTGCTGACATCGCAGGGGTTCCTGCTCACGATAGGTGACGTCGAGGTCGTGCGCGGGGAGCGTTTCTGA
- a CDS encoding tetratricopeptide repeat protein yields MKSNTIRLNRRKRSGSHIVMALALATGLAVAATGFAEPAYAAQKKNKKDDKKADAPEYSDEFRELYAPIAKSYNEAPDNRAALAPQIPALVAASTTPDDKKAAGSLVYNIGVISGDEAMQKQGLTMELESGKATSERTAQLNFLAGQNAYRAKDFAGARTYYQRALDGGYTENDPEMLIAESYVGSQEFPKALEFYRKRINDRIAAGQTLDRETILRARTIAMQADLVDDATEFTEYMVRYYPSTEAWGDAIAIQRNYGNYDKPELLDLMRLAARTDSLRTERDYIDYIVAADTLRQASEVNRVAKQGVAAGLLRNDDTLVMDVLAESDRRMKIDKSELAGLEADARKAGSKATLVTSAGDVLLGMGRPAKAEEYYRLALTRPGVDTPRVLTRLGIAQLDQGDVSGANETFAKVEGARKAIARLWGAYAAQEAGGTPAAAATEDAL; encoded by the coding sequence ATGAAATCGAACACAATTCGCCTGAACCGTCGCAAGCGCAGCGGATCGCACATCGTGATGGCCTTGGCTTTGGCTACCGGATTGGCTGTTGCCGCGACCGGTTTTGCCGAACCGGCTTATGCAGCGCAGAAGAAAAACAAGAAAGACGACAAGAAGGCTGATGCGCCGGAGTATTCCGACGAGTTTCGCGAACTGTATGCGCCGATTGCCAAATCCTACAACGAAGCGCCGGATAACCGTGCGGCCTTGGCTCCTCAGATCCCAGCACTGGTTGCTGCCTCGACTACCCCCGACGACAAAAAGGCCGCAGGCTCGCTGGTATATAATATCGGCGTGATTTCCGGTGATGAGGCCATGCAGAAGCAGGGCCTTACCATGGAGCTGGAAAGCGGGAAGGCAACGTCTGAGCGAACGGCGCAGCTGAATTTTCTGGCTGGCCAGAACGCATATCGTGCGAAAGACTTTGCAGGAGCGCGAACATATTACCAACGCGCGCTCGATGGCGGGTATACGGAAAACGATCCCGAAATGCTGATCGCGGAAAGCTATGTCGGTTCGCAGGAATTCCCCAAGGCGCTGGAATTCTATCGCAAGCGGATCAATGACCGGATTGCTGCAGGTCAGACCCTCGATCGTGAGACGATCCTGCGGGCGCGGACGATCGCCATGCAAGCTGATCTGGTGGACGATGCCACCGAATTTACCGAGTATATGGTGCGTTACTACCCCTCGACCGAAGCTTGGGGTGATGCGATCGCTATTCAACGCAATTATGGCAATTACGACAAGCCGGAGCTACTGGACCTGATGCGTCTGGCCGCTCGTACCGACAGCCTTCGTACCGAACGTGACTACATCGATTACATTGTTGCGGCCGACACGTTGCGCCAAGCCTCGGAAGTAAACCGGGTGGCAAAGCAAGGCGTTGCCGCAGGGCTTCTGCGGAATGACGATACGCTGGTAATGGACGTGCTGGCTGAATCCGATCGCCGGATGAAGATCGACAAATCCGAACTGGCGGGTCTGGAAGCAGATGCGCGCAAAGCTGGCTCCAAGGCGACGCTCGTTACGTCGGCGGGAGACGTCCTGCTCGGGATGGGTCGGCCAGCCAAAGCGGAAGAGTATTACCGTTTGGCACTCACCCGACCCGGCGTCGATACGCCGCGTGTCTTGACGCGCCTGGGTATCGCACAGCTCGACCAGGGCGACGTTTCCGGCGCAAACGAAACGTTTGCCAAGGTCGAAGGTGCGCGCAAGGCAATCGCCCGCCTGTGGGGCGCATATGCTGCGCAGGAAGCGGGCGGCACGCCTGCAGCGGCGGCGACCGAGGATGCGCTGTAA
- a CDS encoding NYN domain-containing protein has protein sequence MSDQTLKNIALLIDADNTTPQGIDPVLTVMAELGQVNIRRAYGNFAKDNLARWDKITNKFGIRPQQQFDVSKGKNATDMAMTIDAIDLLYQGKVDGFGLMTSDSDFTPLVTRLRQDGIVVYGFGENKTPAAFKAVCTRFIDISQLIANTRDDPEDGYADRRATDDDDLMDLIGAAFKEADRDENGFARLQQVGQIAGNRSSFDVRNYGYKNLSELFESLANFKIERRDGNQVYVKRMR, from the coding sequence ATGTCCGACCAGACCCTGAAGAACATCGCCCTGCTGATAGATGCGGACAATACCACACCGCAGGGGATCGATCCGGTGCTGACCGTCATGGCAGAACTGGGTCAGGTCAATATCCGGCGCGCCTACGGCAATTTCGCCAAGGACAACCTCGCCCGCTGGGACAAGATCACCAACAAGTTCGGCATTCGTCCACAGCAGCAATTCGATGTGTCAAAGGGCAAGAACGCCACCGACATGGCAATGACTATCGATGCAATAGACCTGTTGTATCAGGGCAAAGTGGACGGGTTTGGCCTGATGACCTCGGACAGCGATTTTACACCGCTCGTCACACGCTTGAGGCAGGACGGCATCGTGGTTTACGGTTTTGGGGAGAACAAGACGCCTGCTGCCTTCAAGGCAGTTTGCACACGCTTCATCGATATCAGCCAATTGATCGCAAACACCCGCGATGATCCCGAAGATGGCTATGCAGATCGCCGCGCGACGGATGATGACGATCTCATGGATCTCATTGGCGCGGCATTCAAAGAGGCTGACCGGGACGAAAACGGCTTTGCCCGGTTGCAACAAGTGGGCCAGATCGCCGGCAACAGATCCAGCTTCGACGTGCGCAATTACGGTTACAAGAACTTGTCCGAACTGTTTGAATCCCTAGCGAACTTCAAAATTGAACGGCGAGACGGCAACCAGGTTTATGTGAAACGGATGCGATAG